Proteins from one Marinitoga sp. 38H-ov genomic window:
- a CDS encoding TM0106 family RecB-like putative nuclease: protein MKMDLLNYRNVKKCHYFEPIYKRPTKYITYKYNDVDVIASYDGYDSKRKSIKINRESRKLNLSHIYHIITAYLYFKENGKEVRGVEVNLDNKIQYFSERWIMRKIPLFKKEVELFKINKQKIPGNYCKFCNIKNECHNELLKNGDISIVPGISKSYLNLLKDLNINPFNAVNKIEQVPPQFRKPLYNLKALLNNEVIIINKFDIPKNYIVYDVETYRDIDFLHGILMNNKYKPFLNLHNTDDALETFLKFIDSRKEIIVHYDVYDIKRLQMITKNISHLYKYLYKIEDRSYDLYEKIQKNIALPVTSYSLKDISKYFGYNWRTDLNGYAIFIEYKNYLRGNKDSLEKILMYNEDDCRATSTVLENLRELMK, encoded by the coding sequence ATGAAAATGGATTTATTAAATTATAGAAACGTAAAAAAATGTCATTATTTTGAACCAATATATAAAAGACCAACAAAATATATTACATATAAATATAATGATGTTGATGTTATAGCTAGTTATGATGGATATGATTCAAAAAGGAAATCAATAAAAATAAATAGAGAATCTAGAAAATTAAATTTAAGTCATATCTATCATATAATCACTGCATATTTATACTTTAAAGAAAATGGCAAAGAAGTTAGAGGTGTAGAAGTAAATTTAGATAATAAAATTCAATATTTTTCAGAACGTTGGATAATGAGGAAAATTCCTTTATTTAAAAAAGAAGTTGAGTTATTTAAAATTAATAAACAAAAAATTCCAGGTAATTATTGTAAATTTTGTAATATTAAAAATGAATGTCATAATGAATTACTAAAAAATGGAGATATCTCTATTGTACCAGGTATTTCAAAAAGCTATTTAAACTTATTAAAAGATTTGAATATAAATCCATTTAATGCAGTTAATAAGATTGAGCAGGTTCCGCCACAATTTAGAAAACCATTATATAATTTAAAAGCATTATTGAATAATGAAGTTATAATTATTAATAAATTTGATATTCCAAAAAATTATATAGTATATGATGTTGAAACATATAGAGATATAGATTTTTTACATGGGATTTTAATGAATAATAAATATAAACCATTTCTTAATTTACATAATACAGATGATGCTCTTGAAACATTTTTAAAGTTTATAGATTCAAGAAAAGAAATAATTGTTCATTATGATGTATATGATATAAAAAGATTGCAAATGATAACAAAAAATATTTCTCATTTGTATAAGTATTTGTATAAGATTGAAGATAGATCATATGATTTATATGAGAAAATACAAAAAAATATAGCTTTACCAGTTACATCATATTCACTTAAAGATATTAGTAAATATTTCGGGTATAATTGGCGAACTGATTTAAATGGTTATGCGATATTTATAGAATATAAAAATTATTTAAGAGGTAATAAAGATAGTTTAGAAAAGATTCTTATGTATAATGAAGATGATTGTAGAGCAACATCTACTGTATTGGAAAATTTAAGGGAGTTGATGAAATGA
- the amrB gene encoding AmmeMemoRadiSam system protein B, which produces MTRYPVVSGSFYPSDKNELIKILDGFFRDLGERKEEYINPTGIISPHAGYIFSGKTAAYAYSELYKKGNIKRAIIIGPNHTGIGPNISVYPEGTWVTPLGELEIDDKTNELIEKLGISGDFSAHRFEHSIEVQLPFLQYLYGNIFKIIPIILSDQSLETTKNLAKVLNEIIDDGTVIIASSDLNHYENHNITMKKGELIIEAIKEKNSEKLYEYIYKYNISACGYGCINTLLSMNFLKINILNHTTSAEAFGEYERTVGYLSAILEK; this is translated from the coding sequence ATGACTCGATATCCTGTTGTATCAGGTTCTTTTTATCCATCAGATAAGAATGAATTGATTAAAATTTTAGATGGATTTTTTAGAGATTTAGGAGAAAGAAAAGAAGAATATATTAATCCAACTGGAATAATTTCTCCACATGCCGGATATATATTTTCTGGAAAAACAGCAGCATATGCTTATTCTGAATTATATAAGAAGGGGAATATAAAAAGAGCGATAATTATTGGACCTAATCATACAGGTATAGGTCCAAATATTTCTGTTTATCCAGAAGGTACATGGGTTACACCATTGGGAGAATTAGAAATAGATGATAAAACAAATGAGTTAATTGAAAAACTAGGAATATCTGGAGATTTCTCCGCTCATAGATTTGAACATTCTATAGAAGTACAATTACCATTTTTACAATATTTATATGGTAACATATTTAAAATTATTCCCATTATATTAAGTGATCAAAGTTTAGAAACAACTAAAAATTTAGCAAAGGTGTTAAATGAAATAATTGATGATGGAACTGTTATAATTGCTTCTAGTGATTTAAATCATTATGAAAATCATAATATTACAATGAAAAAAGGAGAATTAATTATAGAAGCTATTAAAGAAAAAAATTCAGAAAAATTATATGAATATATATATAAATATAATATTTCAGCTTGTGGATACGGATGTATAAATACATTATTATCTATGAACTTTTTAAAAATAAATATATTAAATCATACAACAAGCGCTGAAGCTTTTGGAGAATATGAAAGAACTGTTGGTTATTTATCCGCAATATTAGAAAAATAA
- a CDS encoding DAK2 domain-containing protein — MTELKGKDFYIAFKKAAETLLVNKDEINTLNVFPVPDGDTGSNMSSGMLEACEWLDKVKNKDSIKDVMKNMRDGILMGARGNSGVILSQIFRGFTEVLENKKTVTTKDFIEALKKAKEVAYHAVIKPVEGTMLTLIRKLADRAEKELNDIEDFEEFLDKLYEISEEIVEETPKYLKKLRDANVVDAGAKGLSYIVKGFRDAIKGETEVNLKQIESASPEEIREIAYEEIKFQYCTECVLKLNNPDISKDDLNKIRAFLEELGDSIVLVHQGEYLKTHVHTNRPGKVFEEFINYGELYKIKVDNMKVQHEHVVESTKEEYEEYESNNENWGIITVSPGEGLTKIFKSLGVDKVIYGGQTMNPSVKDFMDAIETLPQKKILILPNNPNIILTAEKVADMVKDKEILVIKTKYVQEGISALLAFDDNMEYEELKEAIESEISGIVPIQVTYAIRDSEIAEEKIKKDEYLVFVGKELKAHGFDLNEIVVKVLEEEIDRGFEIMTIFYGQDIEGKTAELIANELMEKYPDLEVEIHDGGQPHYPLLISLE, encoded by the coding sequence ATGACAGAATTAAAAGGTAAAGACTTTTATATCGCATTCAAAAAGGCTGCAGAAACATTATTAGTAAATAAGGATGAGATAAATACTTTAAATGTTTTTCCTGTTCCAGATGGAGATACAGGATCTAATATGAGTTCTGGAATGTTAGAAGCATGTGAATGGTTAGATAAGGTTAAGAATAAGGATAGTATTAAAGATGTAATGAAAAATATGAGAGATGGAATATTAATGGGAGCTAGGGGTAATTCTGGTGTTATTTTATCTCAAATATTTAGGGGATTTACTGAGGTATTGGAAAATAAAAAAACAGTAACAACAAAAGATTTTATTGAAGCATTAAAAAAGGCTAAAGAAGTTGCATATCATGCTGTTATAAAACCAGTTGAAGGAACTATGCTTACATTAATTAGAAAATTAGCAGATAGAGCAGAAAAAGAATTAAATGATATTGAGGATTTTGAAGAATTTTTAGATAAATTGTATGAAATTTCAGAAGAAATAGTTGAAGAAACACCTAAATATTTAAAGAAATTAAGAGATGCAAATGTAGTTGATGCTGGTGCAAAGGGATTAAGTTATATTGTAAAAGGGTTTAGAGATGCGATTAAAGGAGAGACAGAGGTTAACCTTAAACAAATTGAATCAGCATCACCAGAAGAAATAAGGGAAATAGCCTATGAAGAGATAAAATTTCAATATTGTACTGAATGTGTTTTAAAACTTAACAATCCAGATATTTCAAAAGACGATTTAAATAAAATTAGAGCATTTTTAGAAGAATTGGGTGATTCTATAGTTTTAGTTCATCAAGGAGAATATTTAAAAACACATGTACATACTAATAGACCGGGAAAAGTATTCGAAGAGTTTATAAATTATGGAGAATTGTATAAAATAAAAGTTGATAATATGAAGGTTCAACATGAGCATGTTGTTGAAAGCACCAAAGAAGAATATGAAGAATATGAATCAAATAATGAAAATTGGGGAATTATAACAGTATCACCGGGAGAAGGTTTAACAAAAATATTTAAAAGCTTAGGTGTAGATAAGGTTATATATGGTGGTCAAACAATGAATCCTAGTGTTAAAGATTTTATGGACGCTATTGAAACATTACCACAGAAAAAAATATTAATTTTACCGAATAATCCAAATATTATTTTAACAGCAGAAAAAGTTGCGGATATGGTTAAAGATAAAGAAATATTAGTAATTAAAACAAAATATGTTCAAGAAGGTATATCAGCATTATTAGCTTTTGATGATAATATGGAATATGAAGAGTTAAAAGAGGCTATTGAGTCCGAAATCTCGGGTATAGTTCCTATACAAGTTACATATGCAATAAGGGATTCTGAAATAGCTGAAGAGAAAATAAAGAAAGATGAATATTTGGTATTTGTTGGTAAAGAATTAAAGGCGCATGGATTTGATTTAAATGAAATTGTTGTAAAAGTATTAGAAGAAGAGATTGATCGTGGCTTTGAAATAATGACTATCTTCTATGGACAAGATATAGAAGGAAAAACAGCAGAGTTAATAGCTAATGAATTAATGGAAAAATATCCTGATCTAGAAGTAGAGATTCACGATGGTGGGCAACCGCATTATCCATTATTAATTTCATTGGAATAG
- a CDS encoding PHP domain-containing protein, protein MLLDLHSHSIYSDGTLTPEDLILKAKEKNLSIYSITDHDNIDAQKEAIDFARKYNVKYITGLEISTKFKNMFDILGYNISLDNEDLNNALKKVQDFRKNRNKLMIEKLNSLGFDITLDEVINEADGDVVGRPHFARVLLKKGYVKDRDEAFNKYLGDGKIAHIPKEKILPEEAVKLIKNAGGFPVIAHPKYLKLSYTELKDLILKLKEFGLWGIEVYYPKHSNSEIKMFRDLALETGLYITAGSDFHGANKPDVDLGMNINDELLQESIEILKR, encoded by the coding sequence ATGTTATTGGATTTACACTCTCATTCAATATATTCAGACGGAACTTTAACCCCGGAAGATTTAATTTTAAAAGCCAAAGAAAAAAACCTTTCTATATATTCCATTACTGATCACGATAATATAGATGCACAAAAAGAAGCTATTGATTTTGCAAGAAAATATAATGTGAAATATATTACAGGTTTAGAAATAAGTACAAAGTTTAAAAATATGTTTGATATACTAGGATATAATATTTCACTTGATAATGAAGATCTTAATAACGCTTTAAAAAAAGTTCAAGATTTTAGAAAAAATAGAAATAAACTTATGATTGAAAAATTAAATTCATTAGGATTTGATATAACTTTAGATGAAGTAATAAATGAGGCTGATGGAGATGTTGTTGGAAGACCACATTTTGCAAGAGTATTATTAAAAAAGGGATATGTAAAGGATAGAGATGAAGCTTTTAATAAGTATTTAGGCGATGGAAAAATTGCTCATATACCAAAAGAAAAAATATTACCAGAAGAAGCAGTTAAATTAATTAAAAATGCTGGTGGATTCCCTGTTATCGCTCATCCAAAATATTTAAAATTATCATATACTGAACTAAAAGATTTGATTCTTAAATTAAAAGAATTTGGTCTTTGGGGTATTGAAGTATATTATCCAAAACATTCTAATAGTGAAATAAAAATGTTTAGAGATTTAGCTTTAGAAACAGGATTATATATAACAGCAGGTAGTGATTTTCATGGTGCAAATAAACCTGATGTTGATTTAGGTATGAATATAAATGATGAATTATTACAAGAGTCAATTGAAATACTAAAGAGGTGA
- the era gene encoding GTPase Era, with product MKSGFVAVAGKPNVGKSTLINALLKRKVVIVSDKPQTTRNRINCVLTTPEAQIVLVDTPGIHKPLHKFGEYMVKIAVNALKGQDLILFLIDPIDMVRESDLNIAKIIKESNIPTILVINKIDAATPRQIQEAENRIKTVLNDDNIIAEFKISALTGENLSELLEKIIEVLPEGPQYYPEDMTTDRPLAFMISEIIREKIFHLTSEEIPHSTAVIVEEITDKEDLIYIRAEIYVERQSQKGIIIGQKGRMIKKIGMLARKELEAILDDKVYLDLYVKVKDKWRQKDSIIMNTIGLRDDLE from the coding sequence ATGAAAAGTGGTTTTGTAGCTGTTGCGGGAAAGCCAAATGTTGGTAAATCTACATTAATTAATGCATTACTGAAAAGGAAAGTGGTTATAGTTTCAGATAAACCACAAACAACAAGAAATAGGATTAATTGTGTATTAACAACTCCGGAAGCTCAAATAGTTTTGGTTGATACGCCAGGTATTCACAAACCATTGCATAAGTTCGGTGAATATATGGTAAAAATAGCAGTAAATGCTTTAAAAGGACAGGATCTAATATTATTTTTAATTGATCCCATTGATATGGTGAGAGAATCGGATTTAAACATAGCTAAAATTATAAAAGAATCTAATATACCAACTATTTTAGTTATTAATAAAATAGATGCAGCTACTCCCCGACAAATCCAAGAAGCTGAAAATAGGATAAAAACGGTACTTAATGATGATAATATAATAGCAGAGTTTAAAATATCTGCTTTAACAGGAGAAAACTTATCTGAACTATTAGAAAAAATTATAGAAGTATTACCTGAGGGTCCCCAATACTATCCTGAAGATATGACAACAGATAGACCTTTAGCTTTTATGATTTCAGAAATAATTCGTGAAAAGATTTTTCATTTAACCTCTGAAGAAATTCCTCATTCAACTGCAGTTATTGTAGAAGAAATAACAGATAAGGAAGATTTAATATATATTAGAGCAGAAATATATGTTGAAAGACAATCACAAAAAGGAATTATTATTGGTCAAAAAGGAAGAATGATAAAGAAAATTGGAATGCTAGCTAGAAAAGAATTAGAGGCAATATTAGATGATAAGGTATATTTGGATTTATATGTAAAGGTTAAGGATAAATGGAGACAAAAAGATTCTATAATTATGAATACAATAGGATTAAGAGATGATTTAGAATGA
- a CDS encoding Asp23/Gls24 family envelope stress response protein, which yields MIIETELGVVTIKPEVFNEIVYRAALESYGTVDIGKGGFLNKLTAMLQKPQEKGVEVIEEDNKVVINLYIYMEYGLPLKRVAANAQENVYHRIKEALGDVDVVVNVKVVGIKS from the coding sequence ATGATAATAGAAACAGAACTTGGTGTTGTTACCATTAAACCAGAAGTATTTAATGAAATAGTATATAGAGCAGCACTTGAATCATATGGTACTGTAGATATAGGAAAAGGTGGTTTTTTAAATAAACTAACAGCTATGCTTCAAAAACCTCAAGAAAAAGGTGTAGAAGTTATTGAAGAAGATAATAAAGTGGTGATAAACCTATATATTTATATGGAATATGGTTTGCCTTTAAAAAGAGTTGCTGCTAATGCACAAGAGAATGTATATCATAGGATAAAAGAGGCCTTGGGGGATGTCGATGTAGTTGTTAATGTAAAAGTCGTAGGAATAAAATCATAA
- a CDS encoding ATP-binding protein, with translation MMKLKIEEFKIKIPTLNFENTENIEPIEGYIGQERAYDAMLLGLEINQKTHNIFITGPVNTGRRTFARNILSKYTINQKSPKDYIYVYNFKDPMKPKAISLNSGEAIKFKKDLEETIEMSFNALKKGIEGEDFSQKRTQLEQEYINERKKVWEELKVKVEELGFKLQFTSNGAVTVPVYEGKELTDEEYDKLPEEVRNKYEEKTPILRQLMEKNMVKITELDKNYREQLRNLEKYWALFTISSIFEGIIKRYNNSDIVDYLNEIKNDISENFPEILSDENALKYYRKIYSINIIVDNSSTTGAPVVEATDPTYSNLIGKIEYISQMGILKTDFTMIKPGLLHKANGGYLILDAEKVMKNPYVWDALKNALMNQEIKIENLEGKLGLNIVHTLEPDPIPLDIKVILIGEEWMYELLYEYDPDFKKLFNIKVPFDTEIDIDKAEYFAMFVKNIIKENNLKDFTKKAIEELIKYSCRLSGKNNKLSAKFGWLKNIIIEANYISEMYSDTIPYVDANSVKEAIIKHENMFSLYRDKILESIKEGKLILETKGEKIGQINGLTVMDMDSYSFGIPVKITAKVFAAKQSGLIDIQRDSDLSGRIHRKSTMIIENYFYSKYHLDDHMTFSASISFEQVYSMLEGDSASLAEVLALISAISNVPLKQYIAVTGSIDQHGNIQPVGGIIEKVEGFYNVCKIQGFTGSQGVIIPHQNISNLVLNNEIEEAIKDEKFHIYAVKNVDEAIEIMTDKKAREVDDHKDNVNYLVIEGISNLKKTHPKKRFWPWK, from the coding sequence ATGATGAAATTAAAAATAGAGGAATTTAAAATAAAAATACCTACTTTAAATTTTGAAAATACAGAAAATATAGAACCTATAGAAGGTTATATAGGTCAGGAAAGAGCATATGATGCCATGTTGTTGGGATTAGAGATAAATCAAAAAACCCATAATATATTTATTACTGGTCCTGTAAATACAGGTAGAAGAACCTTTGCTAGAAATATATTATCAAAATATACTATAAATCAAAAATCCCCTAAAGATTATATATATGTATATAATTTTAAAGATCCAATGAAACCTAAAGCTATTTCATTAAACTCTGGAGAGGCTATTAAATTCAAAAAAGATTTAGAAGAAACAATTGAAATGTCCTTTAATGCGTTAAAAAAGGGAATTGAAGGAGAAGATTTTTCTCAAAAAAGAACACAATTAGAACAGGAATATATAAATGAAAGAAAAAAAGTTTGGGAAGAATTAAAAGTGAAAGTTGAAGAATTAGGCTTTAAACTTCAATTTACTTCTAATGGAGCAGTTACAGTTCCAGTATATGAGGGGAAAGAATTAACAGATGAAGAATATGATAAATTACCAGAAGAAGTGAGAAATAAATATGAAGAGAAAACACCAATTTTAAGACAATTAATGGAAAAAAACATGGTTAAAATAACTGAATTAGATAAAAATTATAGAGAACAATTGAGAAATTTAGAGAAATATTGGGCATTATTTACAATATCAAGTATATTTGAAGGAATTATAAAAAGATATAATAATTCTGATATAGTTGATTATTTAAATGAAATAAAAAATGATATTTCTGAAAATTTTCCTGAAATACTTTCCGATGAAAATGCATTGAAATATTATAGGAAAATTTATTCAATAAATATTATAGTAGATAATTCTTCAACAACTGGAGCTCCAGTTGTTGAGGCTACCGATCCAACATATTCTAATTTAATAGGTAAAATAGAATATATTTCTCAAATGGGAATATTAAAGACGGATTTTACAATGATAAAACCAGGATTATTGCATAAAGCTAATGGTGGGTATTTAATTTTAGATGCAGAAAAAGTAATGAAAAATCCGTATGTATGGGATGCATTAAAAAATGCATTAATGAATCAAGAAATTAAAATAGAAAATTTAGAAGGCAAATTAGGATTAAATATTGTACATACATTAGAACCAGATCCAATACCATTAGATATTAAAGTTATCTTAATTGGAGAAGAATGGATGTATGAATTATTATATGAGTATGACCCGGATTTTAAAAAATTATTCAATATTAAAGTACCATTTGATACAGAAATAGATATAGATAAAGCGGAATATTTTGCAATGTTTGTAAAAAATATTATAAAAGAAAATAATTTAAAGGATTTTACCAAAAAAGCAATAGAAGAGTTAATTAAATACTCTTGTAGATTAAGTGGAAAAAATAATAAATTATCTGCTAAATTTGGATGGTTAAAAAATATTATAATTGAAGCTAACTATATATCAGAAATGTATAGCGATACCATTCCATATGTTGATGCTAATTCAGTAAAAGAGGCTATAATAAAGCATGAAAATATGTTTTCATTATATAGAGATAAAATCTTAGAATCAATTAAAGAGGGAAAATTAATTTTAGAAACCAAAGGAGAAAAAATTGGTCAAATAAATGGACTTACTGTAATGGATATGGATTCGTATTCATTTGGAATACCAGTAAAAATTACAGCTAAGGTATTTGCGGCTAAACAATCGGGGTTAATTGATATTCAAAGAGATTCTGATTTAAGTGGTAGAATACATAGAAAATCCACGATGATAATAGAAAATTATTTTTATTCTAAATACCATCTAGATGATCATATGACATTTTCTGCTTCAATTAGTTTTGAGCAAGTATACTCTATGTTAGAAGGGGATAGTGCGTCCTTAGCGGAAGTTTTAGCATTAATTTCTGCTATTTCAAATGTTCCATTAAAACAATATATTGCAGTAACGGGCTCTATTGATCAACATGGGAATATACAGCCTGTAGGAGGAATAATAGAGAAAGTAGAAGGATTTTACAATGTTTGTAAAATACAAGGTTTTACAGGGTCTCAAGGTGTTATAATACCACACCAAAATATTTCTAATTTAGTTTTAAATAATGAGATAGAAGAGGCAATTAAAGATGAAAAATTTCATATATATGCAGTAAAGAATGTAGATGAAGCAATAGAAATTATGACTGATAAAAAGGCTAGAGAAGTTGATGATCACAAAGATAATGTAAATTATTTAGTAATTGAAGGAATTAGTAATTTAAAGAAAACACATCCTAAAAAGAGGTTTTGGCCATGGAAATAG
- the glyS gene encoding glycine--tRNA ligase subunit beta, protein MIKSLLEIGVEELPSSEYENIITQLHTYLEEELKNRNIPYSRLQVFIAPRRFGVLLEGLPEKEPDRELERKGPAKKVCFDEEGNPTKPYQGFLSSLKGEIYQIIEKDVKGNTYIFAKIKKEGKKISETLAEIYPEIIKKVKFKKPMRWGNGDYEFIRPVHWIVALLDYDIVDFELFGINSSRKTFGHRFLSSGEISIAHPDQYFDILRENFVIADYNERKERVIKELENIAINNGLEVEKDNDLINEITQLTEYPSAVIGEFDEKYLTLPEEVIKITVKHHQRSFVAKKDDKISNYYVAFQDGLSEAKNVTNGYSRVINARLDDAKFYYDEDLNTKEDFYLNKLNEIIYQAGLGTYLDKVNSLKEISKELANSLKYNNENLEKAAELSKVDIPTHIVYEFPELQGIMGRIYLKHHNYSEDIYTVPEEHYKPVEENDDLPTDLNALIVSLADKLFDIVGFFGINKIPTGSKDPFALRRKAYGVLRIIVENNWDIDLNEIMKKISEIIKVEYLENEISEFFKNRFETYLAKKNIVSDVINTVTLNWNKPLRALLSAKALNKVVNSEDFKVFIKTFQRVQNISKNHNSLDYDGRLFKEDAEKELFDAYLTVKNKMEEKIEHLDYDGAIAELLKLKDDIDNYFDNVFVMDEDESIRINRLSFLKNIANLFLEFGDITKLYS, encoded by the coding sequence ATGATAAAATCATTATTAGAAATAGGCGTAGAGGAATTACCTTCAAGTGAATATGAAAATATAATAACACAATTACATACATATTTAGAAGAAGAATTAAAAAATAGAAATATACCATATTCTAGATTGCAAGTATTTATTGCTCCTAGAAGATTTGGTGTATTACTCGAAGGATTACCCGAAAAAGAACCAGATAGAGAATTAGAAAGAAAAGGTCCTGCAAAAAAGGTTTGTTTTGATGAGGAAGGAAATCCAACAAAACCATATCAAGGTTTTTTAAGTTCCTTAAAAGGTGAAATATATCAAATAATAGAAAAAGATGTAAAAGGAAATACATATATTTTTGCAAAGATAAAAAAAGAAGGGAAAAAGATTTCTGAAACCTTAGCAGAAATATATCCAGAAATTATAAAAAAAGTTAAATTTAAAAAACCAATGAGATGGGGAAATGGTGATTATGAATTTATTAGACCAGTTCATTGGATTGTTGCATTATTAGATTATGATATAGTAGATTTTGAATTATTTGGAATTAATTCTTCTAGAAAAACATTTGGCCATAGGTTTTTATCAAGTGGAGAAATATCTATAGCACATCCAGATCAATATTTTGATATTTTAAGAGAAAATTTTGTAATTGCAGATTACAACGAGAGAAAAGAAAGAGTTATAAAAGAATTAGAAAATATTGCAATTAATAATGGTTTAGAAGTTGAAAAAGATAATGATTTGATTAATGAAATAACTCAATTAACAGAATATCCAAGTGCTGTTATTGGAGAATTTGATGAAAAATATTTAACATTACCAGAAGAAGTTATAAAAATTACTGTTAAACATCATCAAAGAAGTTTTGTAGCTAAAAAAGATGATAAAATATCAAATTATTATGTTGCTTTTCAAGATGGATTAAGTGAAGCAAAAAATGTTACAAATGGATATTCTAGAGTAATTAATGCTAGACTTGATGATGCAAAATTCTATTATGATGAAGATTTAAATACTAAAGAAGATTTTTATTTAAACAAATTAAATGAAATTATATATCAAGCAGGATTAGGAACATATTTGGATAAGGTAAATTCGTTAAAAGAAATTTCTAAAGAGTTAGCTAATTCATTAAAATATAATAATGAAAATTTAGAAAAAGCTGCAGAATTATCAAAAGTAGATATACCTACACATATTGTATATGAATTCCCTGAATTACAGGGAATTATGGGTAGAATTTACTTAAAACATCATAATTATTCTGAAGATATATACACAGTTCCAGAGGAACATTATAAGCCCGTTGAAGAAAATGATGATTTGCCTACTGATTTAAATGCTTTGATAGTATCTTTAGCAGATAAATTATTTGATATAGTAGGATTTTTTGGTATAAATAAGATACCAACAGGTTCTAAAGATCCATTTGCTTTAAGAAGAAAAGCATATGGTGTTTTAAGGATTATTGTTGAAAATAATTGGGATATTGATTTAAATGAAATAATGAAGAAAATTTCAGAAATTATAAAAGTTGAATATCTTGAAAATGAAATTTCAGAATTTTTCAAAAATAGATTTGAAACTTATTTAGCAAAGAAAAATATTGTGTCTGATGTAATTAATACCGTTACATTAAATTGGAACAAGCCATTAAGAGCATTATTATCAGCTAAAGCGTTGAATAAAGTTGTTAATTCTGAAGATTTTAAAGTGTTTATTAAAACATTCCAAAGAGTACAAAACATATCTAAAAATCATAATTCTTTAGATTATGATGGAAGACTATTTAAAGAAGATGCGGAAAAAGAATTATTCGATGCATATTTAACAGTAAAAAATAAAATGGAAGAAAAAATTGAACATTTAGATTATGATGGTGCTATAGCTGAATTATTAAAATTAAAAGATGATATAGATAATTATTTTGATAATGTTTTTGTAATGGATGAAGATGAAAGTATAAGAATTAATAGATTAAGTTTCTTAAAAAATATAGCAAATTTATTTTTAGAATTTGGAGATATAACAAAGTTATATAGTTAA
- a CDS encoding glycine--tRNA ligase subunit alpha yields MYIQDLILKLDSFWADYGCVIDQPYDMEMGAGTYHPSTFFRTLGKEPYNVAFVQPSRRPTDGRYGENPNRMQRFHQYQVILKPSPKNSQELYIESLKAIGIDPLEHDIRFVEDNWESPTLGAWGIGWEVWLDGMEITQFTYFQQMGGISLKPISLEITYGIERLAMYLQGKDNVYETMWNKYVPYGKIFKENEKQFSIFNFEKANIQTLYNLFETYKNEFETLIEEKLYLPAYDYLVKAAHTFNLLDARNAISVNERQKYILLIRDMARKTAHTYLDEIGGEDK; encoded by the coding sequence TTGTATATACAAGATTTAATATTAAAATTAGATTCTTTTTGGGCGGATTATGGTTGTGTAATAGATCAACCATATGATATGGAAATGGGTGCAGGAACATATCACCCATCCACTTTTTTTAGAACATTAGGAAAAGAGCCATACAATGTTGCTTTTGTTCAACCTAGTAGAAGACCTACTGATGGAAGATATGGCGAGAATCCAAATAGAATGCAAAGGTTCCATCAATATCAAGTTATTTTAAAACCATCACCCAAAAACTCACAAGAATTGTATATTGAATCTCTAAAGGCTATTGGGATAGATCCATTAGAACATGATATAAGATTTGTTGAAGATAATTGGGAATCACCAACATTAGGTGCTTGGGGAATTGGATGGGAAGTATGGTTAGATGGAATGGAAATAACACAATTTACATATTTCCAACAAATGGGTGGAATATCATTAAAACCCATATCATTAGAGATTACATATGGTATTGAGAGATTGGCTATGTATTTACAAGGTAAGGATAATGTATATGAAACAATGTGGAATAAATACGTTCCATATGGAAAAATATTTAAAGAAAATGAAAAACAATTCTCTATTTTTAATTTTGAAAAAGCTAATATACAAACATTATATAATTTGTTTGAAACATATAAGAATGAATTTGAAACATTAATAGAAGAGAAATTGTATTTGCCTGCATATGATTATTTAGTAAAAGCAGCACATACATTTAACTTATTAGATGCAAGGAATGCTATAAGTGTTAATGAAAGGCAAAAGTATATATTATTAATTAGAGATATGGCAAGGAAAACTGCCCACACATATTTAGATGAGATTGGGGGCGAAGATAAATGA